The window CAGCATTAAAACCTGTTTTCCTTTTTGTTGAAGTGCTTCTATAAAATCCAGCTTGTCCTGGGGCGACTGGTTAAAATGCATGGCCTTGTCGGCCTTAAAAAATTGCACCAGATCTGTACGCTCATGATCATGATCGCCTGATAGCAAAAACAGGTCATAGTTATCAGTTAAAGAGCTGATGTTTTCCATCCCCTCCCTGTATTCCTGGGCAAATTGAAAATAGCCAAGGTAGTGGTTATTGATCATGATATGTACGCTGGTATTGCGCACGCCACCTTCGTCAAAGCCAAATACAAAGGCCCCGCTACCCATGCGTAAAGTGAAGTTTTCTATATTTACTGTAATTCCTTTGCCGGCAATCTCTTTATAATCTGTTACCGGTAGTTTTTTATAGTCGCCTAAAAATTGACAGATCATCCGGCTTAAAGGGTGTATCGAGTTGGCGCAGGCGCTGTATATCAATTGCTTTTGCTTTTCAGTAAGCTGGCCCTGTAGTATTACGCTTTTGCTGTTACCTGTTGATATAGTGCCGGTTTTATCCATTACAATAGTGTCTATTGCTGCCAGCTGTTCAACAATCCGGGTGTTTTTAAGGTAAAAAAGGTTTCTGTCAAATATGCTTAGTGCCGCGGCCATGGTAAATGGTGTGCTTAGTGCAAGGGCGCAGGGGCAGGCAATAATAAGTACGGCGGTAAAAGCATCAATGCCGCGCCGGTAATCGGTAAATAGCCAGGCCAATAACGATCCAAATGCTATAATCAGGAGTACAACGGTAAAGTACTTACTTACGGTTTCGCTAAATGTTTTTACCCTGCTGTCTTGTTTCCGGGTAAAAGCCTCGTTATTCCAAAGCTGGGTAAGGTAACTTTGCGATACAGGCTTTACTACTTCAAGCTCAATAGCATCGCCTGTTTGCCGGCCGCCTGCGTAAATGATTTCGCCCCATGTTTTATTTACCGGGATTGCTTCGCCGGTAACAAAGCTAAAATCAATAAGTGCATCGCCCTTTAGCAGGATGGCATCTGCCGGGATAATCTCATTATGCCGTATCAATATGCGCTGGCCGGTAACAATTTTTGCAAGGGGGATAGACTTTTCAGTATCCTCTGTTAATACCTGAACGGCAACGGGGAAAAATGAGCGGTAATCGCGCTCGAACGAGATATGGTGATATGTTTTTTGCTGTACAAATTTCCCCACCAGCAAAAAGAAAACCAGGCCGCAAAGCGTATCGGCATAACCGGCACCCGTGTGGGCCAATACTTCTGTTACTGTGCGAATAAAAAGAACAGCAATACCCAGCGCCAGCGGAAAATCGATATTAAGTATCCTGGCTTTTAAATTTTTTGCGGCAGAAACAAAGTAATCTCTGCCGCAAAAAAATACCACGGGTAATGTGAATACAATGTTTAGATAGCCGAAGAAATGTTTAAAAGTTTGCTCAAAGGCCGATAGCCCAAAGTATTCAGGAAAGCTTAGCAACATAACATTGCCAAAACAAAAACCTGCTACTGCAATTTTTTGAACCAGGTTACCTTTACCGGCTGTGTTTTGCTTTTTGATAACATCCTGCAGGCTAATCAATGGCTCGTAGCCAATATCATAAAGCAACTCTACCAATTGCTGCAGGCTGCAAATGCGATGATCAAAACGTACTATTAATTGCTTTTTTATAAAATCGACCCTGGAGTAATGGATGGCCGGGTTAAACCTGTTTAACTGCTCAAGCAGCCATAAACACGAACTGCAATGAATGTGGGGTATATATAAAGTGATGATAGTGACATGGTCATCGGTATAATCCAACAAATCGTTAACTATGGATGGTTCGCTTAAATAGTCAAATTTTTTGGTAACCCGTTCGCGGGTTGCGCCCGGGTGATCATTGTAATTGTAATAGCTCCCAAGGCCGTTGCCTGCCAATATCTGGTAAACACTTTTACAGCCCTGGCAGCAAAATTGTTTTTCATCGGCTATAAATGAGGTGGTTAAACACTCGTCTCCGCAATGGTAGCATGATGTTTTAACAAGAATTGTGTCGTTCGTCATCTTTTTATTCTGGTTTACCAAAAGTCCATTTAAAGGGCGGGAGTATAAATGATGGACGTTATAGGCTAATGTGACCCTCGTCATTTTTTGGAGCTATGAATGCCGATAGATTTGTAGTTGATGAACAG is drawn from Mucilaginibacter ginsenosidivorax and contains these coding sequences:
- a CDS encoding heavy metal translocating P-type ATPase, translated to MTNDTILVKTSCYHCGDECLTTSFIADEKQFCCQGCKSVYQILAGNGLGSYYNYNDHPGATRERVTKKFDYLSEPSIVNDLLDYTDDHVTIITLYIPHIHCSSCLWLLEQLNRFNPAIHYSRVDFIKKQLIVRFDHRICSLQQLVELLYDIGYEPLISLQDVIKKQNTAGKGNLVQKIAVAGFCFGNVMLLSFPEYFGLSAFEQTFKHFFGYLNIVFTLPVVFFCGRDYFVSAAKNLKARILNIDFPLALGIAVLFIRTVTEVLAHTGAGYADTLCGLVFFLLVGKFVQQKTYHHISFERDYRSFFPVAVQVLTEDTEKSIPLAKIVTGQRILIRHNEIIPADAILLKGDALIDFSFVTGEAIPVNKTWGEIIYAGGRQTGDAIELEVVKPVSQSYLTQLWNNEAFTRKQDSRVKTFSETVSKYFTVVLLIIAFGSLLAWLFTDYRRGIDAFTAVLIIACPCALALSTPFTMAAALSIFDRNLFYLKNTRIVEQLAAIDTIVMDKTGTISTGNSKSVILQGQLTEKQKQLIYSACANSIHPLSRMICQFLGDYKKLPVTDYKEIAGKGITVNIENFTLRMGSGAFVFGFDEGGVRNTSVHIMINNHYLGYFQFAQEYREGMENISSLTDNYDLFLLSGDHDHERTDLVQFFKADKAMHFNQSPQDKLDFIEALQQKGKQVLMLGDGLNDSGALKQSDVGIAVTDDVNNFSPGCDAILDGKSFSKLPSFLRFASDTVNVIRMSFLISLTYNIIGLSYAVTGHLSPLIAAILMPLSTVTIISFTTLATHFAAKKRKLI